One region of Halohasta litchfieldiae genomic DNA includes:
- the eif1A gene encoding translation initiation factor eIF-1A, whose product MSEESGRKNLRMPNDDEMFAVVTDMLGAGRVRLRCNDGKERMGRIPGRMRFRTWINEDDVVLIEPWDWQDEKADVEWRYDSQDAQQLREEGHIN is encoded by the coding sequence GTGTCTGAAGAATCAGGGAGGAAGAACCTCCGCATGCCAAACGATGACGAAATGTTTGCAGTCGTCACCGACATGCTCGGCGCTGGCCGGGTCCGACTTCGGTGTAACGACGGGAAAGAACGCATGGGCCGCATTCCGGGACGAATGCGGTTCCGAACGTGGATCAACGAGGACGATGTCGTGCTCATCGAGCCGTGGGACTGGCAAGACGAGAAGGCCGACGTCGAGTGGCGTTACGACAGCCAAGACGCCCAACAGCTCCGCGAAGAAGGTCACATCAACTAA